aaagattttaagaactaGAGAAACAGAAATTGGCTATGAGACCACATCTTCTAGGAATGTCATTAAAATGATACCCATAAAGTCTTAATAACATGGCTTCTTgaacaaggaaaacacaaaaagataTGTGAATATGGAAGGGCATACATCTCATGGGTCACCAAGCCTAGACAAAAACCTACAGGAAACTAAGGTATGctgagaatgaaagaaaatagcttGCCCAGGAAACAGCCCCTGGATTCATTAGTCAATATCAAGTGGTCAACCCTGAAATCATACACTACACAAGCTGAACAaagtgtatttatatatttaagtatatgCATGAATacgactgtgtgtgtgtgtgtgtaggacaacATATAAAACAAAGGCCTTAAGAAGGAACTAAATAAGGTACAAGTCACATGGTAGTGTTTGGAGGGAgttaaggaaaaaggaaaaatgaagtaattatttattatgtatgtatcactatgtaataaaatattatgtaataaaaatgttacttattttgttttctgagattatattacatcattttcctttctaCTGTCCTCCCTTAAAATCTACACATATATCTATCCTTACTCTGTTTCATACTCATGTATTCATTTTCAAGTActgtttttacatatatatgcatatatattcatgatACATTAATAAATGctattaaaatgcaaaatgatTCAGTGAACTCATTATTTGGCAACTAACAGTAAATTCAACTAATCAATACTTATGCTGAAGACAGCCcctcttttttgttattgtattATGTCAATGACTGGGTTTCAGAAAACCTCAATCAGGAAGAGAGCACAAATTTGAAGCtctcaaaaaattcaagaaatgactTCAATTATTAATAGAAAAAATCTCTAAATTTCTAGTTGAGATACAAGTActgttcatctttttttaaataaaaatcaacgTTGAAAAGCAATACCAAGTTTtccatataaaaaattaaattctgaCTACAACATGTAATCTAttctattttatctattttatctacacgaataatagatttttttccttgataGAGTTAGGCAATAATTTTGATCTATTATTTATTCTTCTatatgtcttcttttttatttaactgaGATTATATATAGAATTTTAGTATtatatctctttcatttctataAAGAAACTAATTGTGCTTTAAAAGTTCCAACACACTCATCACAATTCCAACAATTCCACAATTCCACCCATATTCTTTACAAGGATCTACATGTACCATTAGTATTTTAGTAACCTCTCCCCAGTTGCCAGCATAtccttttgctgttgttgcttttcatttctctcattcttctGGTAACATATATTATCTTagtctgaatttttttaaaaaatcaggtataaattaaatattttgataCAATATTGATGCTTTAGTTTTATCCTTCTATGTAATGTTTTTTCTTCACATATACTCAAGTCTTTTGCCTTATTTAATTTCCATATCTCATAAGATTTGTCCTTAAAATACATACCTGCTTCAAATGTTCTTGTTTTAAGTAAGTTCATGTTGCTTATATTCATTGACTCTCTAGTTGTTGAAGTGAAACTTGCTAGCTGAACTTACTTCTCTGGTGAAAGGAAGACACATGAGCAGTTTTGAGTTTTTTCAACAAAGACATAAATCAGATAATGCATTGAAAAACAAAGCTGACACTAGACACAGAAACATCATACTTGAGCATAATAAAGGATATAAATTTTTCACTCACAGGCTTGATCTCTTACAGCTGTTGAGCAGatggccacagctgctgtgaattatTCTAAATTGCAGACTGCAGTGACAGTATTCAAACTTCTAAATATGAAACTAAAAGAGAAATCATTACGTTTGGTTTTGCACTGAAATTTGGCATTAAACATGCAGACAATCTCTCCTATAAACTTATATCTATAGAGAAAATTACAGTAAGAAATATTATGATGGGTAATATACACATAATCTGAACCAGGACTGTGTAATGTGAAGACACTAAATGAAAAGATACATTGACATggtttacataaaattaaaatgagaatatttatacaaaatattgCATCCCACCACAAATATCTTCTGTGAAAATCACCATAAAAGAAAAGCAGGATTTTACAGTAGCAAAAGTTAGGACCCCATTATTTCATGAGGCATATTCTTCcatcataaatgtaattttaataatttagtaTTTAGTAATTTTCAAGTATGAGAAGAGGCTCAGCACTCGATCCCGAATCTGTTTTGTCTTGATACCATACACCAAAGGATTGACTGTGGGAGGTACTAGAAGGTATAGGCTTGACAAGATGATGTGGACACTTGGAGATACATTCTTGCCAATGCGATGAGTTAGGAAGCTAAACAGTCCAGGTGTATAGAAGGCAAGAATGGTACAGATATGAGCAGCACAGGTGCCCAGGGCTTTGGAGCGGGCATTCTGGGAAGAAAGCCGGAACACAGCTTGGAGAATTTTTACATAGGATGTGGCTATGAGCCATAGATCCAGCAGTATCACTGAAAGGGCCACTGAGATTCCATATACTCTGTTAATGAGAGTGTTAGCACTGGCTAACTTCACCACAGCCATATGCTCACAGTAGGCATGATGAATAATGTAGTTTGTGTAGTATGGCAGCCTCTTAATCAGAAGAGGACATGGCAAAACCATGAACAGAGCTCGGCTCAAGCCAACTAAGCCCAGTTTAATAACCATAGATGTTGTAAGGATGGTTGAATAATGTAAGGGTATACAAATAGCCACAAAGCGATCAAAAGCCATGGCCACCAGGATGGATGACTCAAAAATGCAAAGTGAATGGATAAAATACATTTGTGTTAGACAGACATCAAATTCAATCCAGTGTTCATCAAACCAGAAAATATGAAGCATTTTCAGGGCCGTGGAACAAGAAAGAAGCATATCATTCATTGCCAGCatgcaaaggaagaaatacataGGCTGGTGGAGGCTTGGTTCTAGTTTGACAGTAGCAATGATTATGCTGTTCCCCAGCAAGGtcaggacaaacaggaaacatACAGGAATGCTGATGAAGCAATGAAAAATTTCCAAGCCAGGAATACCAAccatatagaaaaatgaaatatagtGATGCGTTGTATTGTTTACCATGTTTAAACTAGGGATATTTCAAGTTTAGTATGTAATAACTAGGAAAAACTCCAAAATGCAGAGATAGGATTCCAGAGCATTTCTTTGAAGGTTCTTATGTGTGTAATCTAGAATTGCAAACCTACATCTCCAAAACTCTAGAAAGTCTTGGGTAAACTATCCCATCCTAGGAATTATCAGCAACTTTATctgcaaaagaaaatattaaattcatTATACTTGctaatttcttattttgttattgaATCTTTAAATTGCattgtaaattttcatttttatagaaagTGAAgttaataagataaatatatattgtatttaaggcaatgattttttttttcaagacagggtttctctgtattgctttggaggatgtcctggaactggtgctgtagaccagacaggccttgaactcacagagatccccgtgtctctgcctcctgagtcctgggattaaaggcaatgaTTTTCTGACAAATTGAAATAAGTTATggagatgtaaaaataaaatattcaagtgCTTCAACAATTAGAAGATATTTTGttgtaataaatgggacctactgaaactgagaagcttctgtaaggcaaaggacacagtcagcaagacaaaactccagcccacagaatgggaaaagatattcactggccctacatatgacagagggatgatttcgaaaatttacaaagaactcaagaagctagtcactaaaataacaaaaatccaattaaaaagtggggtatagaactaaatagacaattctcaatagaggaatataaaatggctgaaagatacataagaaagtgctcaacatccttatccatcagggaaatgcaaatcaaaataactctgaattaccatcttactcctgtcaaaatggctaaaatcaaaaacagcaaggatagtttatgctggagaggttgttgAGAAAGGTGAACACTACTTCACTCCTGGTAggaatgccaactcatacagccattttggaaataactatggagattcctcaggaaatgggaatcagtctaccacaagatccagcaattccactcttaggtatatacccaaaactgcaattcatacaacaaggacatctgttcaaccatgttcatagcagcattatttgtaatagccagaacctggaagcaacctatatgcccctcaattgaagactggatagagaacatgtggtacatttacacaatggagtactactcagtagaaaagaaaacaatggaatcttgaaattcccaggcaaatggatggaactagaagaaaccatccttaactcagtcacaaaaagacaaacattgtatatactcactaatatatggattttagacatagagcaaaggattatacCCTACAaaccacactgtcagagaagctgggaaacaaggaggaccctaagagagacatacctggtcccccagagaaggggaaagggacaagatctcctgagctaattgggagcatggtgggagagtagtgggagttaggagaaagagaaggggaaaagatgagcagagagaacatgagggagtaggaagattgagtcaggggaaaaattgaggagagcaaggaaagagataccataatagagggagccattataggtttaaagagaaatctggcactagaaaaatgtccagagatctacaaggatgaatcccactaacaatctaaacaatagtggagaggctatcttaaatgcccttccctgataatgagattgatgactaccttatatgccatcctagagccttcatcaagtagctaatggaagtagaagcagacacccacagctaaactcctggaacccagttgcagagatggaggagtgatgagcaaaggggtcaacaccaggttagagaaacccacagaaacagctgacctgaataaggggtttgctcatggacaccagagtgattgctgggaaaccagcataggcctgACCTAGACTCCctcaatgtggatgtcagttaggaggcctgggcaatctatggggcctctggtagtggatcagtatctatccttagtatacaaatggactttgggagcccattccacatagggggatactctctcagattagacacactggggagggcctagggcctgcttcaaatgatatgacagactttaaagatctctcatggaaggcctcactccctggggagcagaaaggtgatagtataggggattggtggagggcaggggaggaggagagggagagagaactgggattgacatgtaaaacaagcttgcatctaatttaaataaaaaataagaagaaaagaaacaaagaacaacacTAAATTCATTACAGAtgttaatttctgattttgttattgaatatttaaattgtattgtaaaatttcctttttatagaaagcataattaataagataaatatatattatatttaaggAAATGATCTTTTGACAAATCGAAATAAAATATggatacttaaaaataaaatattcaagtgCCCCAACAGTTAGAAGatattttcattgtaatttaTGATAAGCAGCACAAAAGGGAAAGGCTTCATGCTACAGGGTTCAAGCCGAAGGGTTTGTTTTATTAAGGAAAGGAAtcatagaaaggagaaagggaggggaggagactaATCTCTGGAGATatgagcagcaggagagaggagaaagagggggagagagaaaaaagagagtgggagaatagacagggagagagagagagagagagagagagagagagagagagagagacagagagacagagagagagacagagacagagacagacagagagagagagagagagagagagagagagagagagagagagagagagatgggaggtgagcaggaccccttttaaaagggaaaatagtgaatatgcacaggtggtgctcttagtgactgtaGCTGAGGGCATCCTGTCAGAACCATAAgtacaggccagtacagatagaTCCCTGAATACTATCtattttgatatttcatcttTGCAAAGGTTTCTATTAATCTTtgctataataaaaaatatttgaacattGAAATAAGGTATAAGAAGActaaaaatcatagaaaatgaAAGGGATGATTTAACACCCATCAAAGTCAAATTTATacaaattttgtattttcaaggGGAAAACATACTACTTTTTAAATCTTCtttacttcattttctattttatgggtGGTTATTCAATTTGGCAAAATATTAAAAGTACCATGTGCAGAGGTGTTTGATTTTCAGACATAGAAAtcttaaagaaacacaaagaggagaagcaggagctgatTGGTCATGTTAAAATTGCACTCTTAGATAGGAAGAGAAGGAGTTATCAATAGGATTATTGATAATTAGCTATCAACCTGGCAACACAGTCTGCCTTTCCATGTAATGGCTAGTACACATGGCAAATCTTTATTACATCAATTAAGTCTTACCTTTTTGGGGAATATTGGCATTTCTACCAACTTACTTGTTGGAAATGTGGGCTATCACATATCAATGGGTTTGAGCTTCATTTTGGGGACTTGGAAGTTTATTATAGATGGctcaattttgatttttaatatgtCCAGAGAAAGGGATTACTCTAAAATTGTGGTCTTCCCTAACTTTTACTAAAGTAGATAAGCCTCTTAAAAATGATATCTGGTGTTAGATAATCAAATACACAACTCATAATTTGGATATAAATTGGGATTATTTAAGCACAGTTATgaacataagaaataaattaacaCACCTTGATTTTTATCTCAAAATGTTTAGCAAAGAAACCTTCCTGATATAAATAATACAATAGATCTCAGTAAATATGTGCAATAATTACAAGCTGATCATTGTTTCTTATAAGTTTAACTCCTTGATGACAATGTGTAATTCTGTCTccatgaaaataagtaaaattatttcCTCTAAGACACCTTTTGCTAGGTTCCTAGGTGTACATATATGTTGACAATTTATTTGGAGGCAACACTAATCGCCCATTCATAAATATCAGGTGTCTTAAGAGGATCCTTGTCACCTGGATCAATTTGACTCTGATGTTTCATTACTAGTTGCTAACTCTTGACC
The DNA window shown above is from Cricetulus griseus strain 17A/GY chromosome 3, alternate assembly CriGri-PICRH-1.0, whole genome shotgun sequence and carries:
- the LOC100764599 gene encoding olfactory receptor 52K1 produces the protein MVNNTTHHYISFFYMVGIPGLEIFHCFISIPVCFLFVLTLLGNSIIIATVKLEPSLHQPMYFFLCMLAMNDMLLSCSTALKMLHIFWFDEHWIEFDVCLTQMYFIHSLCIFESSILVAMAFDRFVAICIPLHYSTILTTSMVIKLGLVGLSRALFMVLPCPLLIKRLPYYTNYIIHHAYCEHMAVVKLASANTLINRVYGISVALSVILLDLWLIATSYVKILQAVFRLSSQNARSKALGTCAAHICTILAFYTPGLFSFLTHRIGKNVSPSVHIILSSLYLLVPPTVNPLVYGIKTKQIRDRVLSLFSYLKITKY